One part of the Humulus lupulus chromosome 9, drHumLupu1.1, whole genome shotgun sequence genome encodes these proteins:
- the LOC133800144 gene encoding uncharacterized mitochondrial protein AtMg00820-like, translating into MTTRSKVGIFKPKTFLAATSNHTNNPDSLPESLDQALSSPKWLLAMNEENTALINNKTWLLVPRQPHMHIVDNKWVYRIKYNPDGSINRYKACLVAKGFQQQPGIDFFETFSLVVKPYTIRVVLSLEVTFNWDIQ; encoded by the coding sequence ATGACCACTCGCTCCAAAGTTGGTATTTTCAAGCCAAAAACCTTCCTAGCCGCTACTTCAAATCACACCAATAACCCTGACTCTTTACCTGAATCCCTTGACCAAGCTTTAAGCTCACCAAAGTGGTTATTGGCTATGAATGAAGAGAACACAGCACTCATCAATAACAAAACCTGGCTTCTTGTTCCACGTCAACCACATATGCATATTGTCGATAACAAATGGGTTTACCGAATTAAGTACAATCCTGATGGCTCAATCAATCGGTACAAAGCGTGTCTTGTTGCAAAGGGGTTCCAACAACAACCTGGTATTGACTTCTTTGAAACTTTTAGCCTGGTTGTTAAACCTTATACTATTCGTGTTGTTCTTTCTCTGGAAGTCACATTTAATTGGGATATTCAATAA